AACGACGCGAGGAACCATCTCCTTCTCGCGCCCGAGCGGTACGACGTCATCATCTCGGAACCATCGAACCCCTGGCTCGCGGGGATCCCGAATCTTTTTACGAAAGAATATTTCAAGCTTGCTCGTTCCCGACTCGATCCGGGCGGCGTTTACTGCCAGTGGCTCCAGTCGTACGGGATGGCGCCCGGCGATTTTCTTCTGGTCGTCCGCTCATTGCTCGCGGTCTTCCCGAACGTGAGCCTCTGGCAGGGGCAGCACAACGACTTCCTTCTCATCGCGCGGGAGGAGAACGAGTCGATCCCCCTCGACACGCTCGCGCGCCGCATGCTTGAGCCGGAGGTCTATCGCGATCTCGAGACGATTGGCCTCGAGCATCCGGGCCGCTTTCTCGGCGCGTGTCTCGCCGATCACGCCGAGCTCGAGGCGTGGGCGGGGGAGGGACCGATCAACACCGACAACAACGGTCTCCTCGAGTTCTCCGCCCCTCTCCAGAGGCTCCGAAAGGATTCGCCGAAGATCGCTGCTTCTCTCGCGAGGCGCGCGGGGCGGCCCCTCGATTCTCTCCTCCTCGCCGATCCGGAGAGCGCCGATCATCGGAGCGTTCTCGATCTCGCCCAACGAAACCGGCAGGCGATCTACGCGATCTACGAGGCCTCGGTCCCCGCTCCCGATCCGGGCTCACTCTATCGTGTCGCCCGGAAGCTCCACCGGCTCGATCCGGCGGACTGGCGCGCTTACCGCATGGTCCAAGGCGTGGTCGACATTCTCGAACGGGAGAGACCGGGCGGAATCCCCCCGTCGAACGAAGAGACCCGCTTCTTCGAGAGCGTGCGCGCCCTCCCGGAGCCCGCAACCGGGCCTGTCACTCCCGAGGCGACGAAGAGGGGGCGCGTCGGCGCGTGGATCGAGGAGGCGCGGCCCGCTCTCGACGAAGGCCGCGCGATCGACGGGCGCGAGCTTCTCGCCCGCGCGTCTCTCTTCGGCGGGGACGAAGGAGAGCACGCGGCGGTCCTCGCCGAGCTCCGCGCCCGCGCCCTCTCTCCCGAGCCTTGAAGCCCGCCCTCGGCCCTTCTTAGACGAAACGGGAAGAAACACCGTTCCTGGGCCCGCCGTTCCCTCCGGTTCCCTTCTTCATTCCTCGATCGAACGGCCGGCGATGGAGAGACGCGCCCATATCCGTTATAATAGAAAGCGAAGCTGCTCCCCGAATCCGACCTCGCCGAAAGGAAGGCTCGATGAAACGGATCGTGATCTCCGCTCTTCTACTGACCGCGGCGCTCGCGGCCGCGTACCTTCTCTACGCGCCGCTCCAAGAAGATGCATCCCTCACGGCGGACGAGATCTCTGAGAAGATCATCCGGGAGAAGAAGGCGAGGCGTGCGGAGCGGGCCGCCGCCGGCCTCCCCTTCGGTCCGGGAGAGGAACCGAACGACTGGTCGTTCCGCCAGAGAGCCTATCCGTACGATCGTTTGAACTATGAAGAGCTCACGCAGGCGCTCGGCGAGGCCGAGACGATGCGGGAAGCCGCGCGGAAGAAGGGCCCGCGCGCGACCTGGGTCGAGAGGGGTCCGAGCAACATCGGCGCGCGGCTCGCCGATCTCGCGTTCGATTCGTCCGATCCGAACACGATCTACGCGGCGATGGCGAGCGGCGGCGTCTTCCGCTCGAGCGACGGGGGCGCTTCGTGGGTTCCCATCTTCGACGATCAGCCGGTGCTCACGATCGGCGCGATCGCCGTCGACCCGCTGAATCCGGACGTTCTCTACGTCGGGACGGGCGAGTCGGCCGCGAGCAGCTTCAGCTGGTTCGGGATCGGGATGTTCAAGTCGGAGGATCGAGGGAACACCTGGAGAGCGATCGGGCTCGAGGAGAGCCGGGCGATCGCGCGGATCGTCGTCGATCCGATCGACACGGACCGGATCTGGATCGCGGCGTGCGGCGTTCTCTTCGGAACGGGCGGCGAGCGGGGGATCTACCGTTCGCTTGACGGGGGCGAGTCGTGGACCCGCGTTCTCTTCGTCAACGACTCGACCGCCGCGATCGACGTCGCGATCGACCCGACGAAGCCGGACACGGTCTACGCGGCGATGTGGGAGCGCGTGCGCGGTCTCACCTACCGCCGCTCCGGAGGGCCGGGGAGCGGGATCTGGCGCTCGCACGACGGCGGCGACACATGGACGCTTCTCACGAGCGGCCTCCCGAGCGCGGGTCCCAGCGTCGGCCGGATCGGGCTCTCGGTCTCGGCATCGAGTCCGAACGTCGTCTATGCGATCTACGACATCGTCGGGGAGGGAGCGCGCGTCTACAAGACAACGAACGGCGGGAACTCCTGGACGCGAACGAACGACTCGGCCGTCTCCCACATCCATAGCTCGTTCGGATGGTACTTCGGGCAGATCCGCGTCGACCCCTCGGATCCGAACCGGGTCTTTGCGCACGGCGTCCCTCTCTACCGGTCCGAGAACGGGGGGTCGAGCTGGTCGGAGGTCGGCGAGGAGGTTCACGTCGACCATCACGCGATGGCATTCGATCCGTCGAACCCCGACCGCATCTTCGAGGGGAATGACGGTGGCATTTACGTCTCGACGGACGAGGGGGATACCTGGACGAAGCTCTACAATCAGCCGACCAACCAGTTCTATGCGATCACGATCGACTACCTCCATCCGGAAAGGCTCTACGGCGGAACGCAGGACAACGGAACTCTTCGCACGCCGACCGGCGCGATCGACGACTGGGAATCCATCCTCGGCGGGGACGGCTTCTACACGATCGTCGACCCGAGGAACTCGAACATCCTCTTCGCCGAATACCAGTACGGGAATCTTTATAAGTCCACGAACTTCGGCGCCTCGTGGAGCTGGGCCCTGAGCGGGGTGAACAGCGGCGACCGAAGAAATTGGTCGACGCCGGTCGTGCTCGATCCGTCGAACCCGGATCGGATGTTCTACGGAACTTACCGCCTCTATCGATCGACGAACGCCGCCTCCTCGTGGAGCGCCGTGAGCGGCGACCTCACGAACGGGAATCAAGGCGGGAACTACGGAACGATCACGACGATCGCGGTCAGTCCGGTAAGCGGGAGCGTGATCTGGGTCGGGACGGATGATGCGAACCTCTGGGTGACGACGAACGGAGGGGGGAACTGGACGAAGGTCTCCGGTTCGCTTCCGAACCGATGGGTGAGCCGCGTCGCCGCCGATCCGATCGATCCCGCGGTCGCGTACGCGACGTTCTCCGGGCTTCGTTGGAACGAGGAGATCGCGCACGTCTATCGGACGGATGACTACGGCGCGACGTGGACCGATTGCAGCGGGAACCTTCCGGGGGCGCCGGTGAACGCGCTTCTCGTCGACCCGGACGATCCGAACACCCTCTACCTCGGATCGGACGTCGGTTGCTTCACCACCTCGGACCTCGGTGGGGCTTGGTACGCGCTCGGCGAGAACCTCCCTTCCGTGCCGGTCTACGATCTCGCCTTCCATCGCCCGACGCGAACCCTCGTCGCGGGGACGCACGGGCGTTCGATGCACTCCCTCGCGATCCCGACCCCGACCGGCGTCGCGCGAGCGGAGTCCGCGCCGCCGGCCGCCAAGCTCTCCCTTTCGACTCGGCCGAACCCTTTCAACCCGAGAGGAGAGATCGTGTACGTTCTCGAGGAGAGCGCGCCGATCACTTTAGGGGTCTATGATCTCGCCGGGCGGCTCGTGAAACGCCTCGCCGAGGGAACGATGGCCGCCGGAGAACATCGAAGCGTGTGGGACGGGTCGGACGAACCAGGCCGCCCCGCCTCGAGCGGCACGTACTTCCTCCGGTTGGAGTCCGGAGACTACGCCGCGACCCGGAAAATCAGCCTCGTGAGGTGAGGTCATGAAGTCGCGATCGTTCTCGAACCTTCCTCTCTCTCTCCTCACTCTTCTATGTCTCGCGCTCGCCGCCGCGCCGGCCGCGCCGGACACCGCGTACGACAACACGTACGCGAAGGACTTCATCACCGACGCTCCCTGGCGCGTGATCGACGCACACACGCCGATCCCGATCACAATCGTCCTCAAGGACTGCGACGTGGACGACATCCGGGAGCTCCATTGGATCCGCTGCAAGGACGTGACCGGGGGCGGTTCCACCGTTCTCTGGCACCACAACTTCGGAGACGAGCGGATCGGAAACGACCCGAGCGAGCACAACTATTGGACGTACATCACGACCGTCACCGAGGGGCACCCGTCCCTTCCGAACGGCACGCTCCTCACGCCCGCGGCTCTCGGATACGGGACAGGGGACGCGATCCAGCTCGAGGTGGCGATCTACTATCGCGACGACTGGTTCAACTACACGGACGGGCGGACGCTCCGCGTCCGCGTCGGGAGCGGTCCTTTCCCGCGGCCGGAAGGATGGTACGGCGGCGACACGCATTTCCACACGATGTACACGAACAACCTCTACGAGTTCGGCGCGCCGATCCCCGCCGTGCGGCTCGCCGCGACGGCGATCGGTCTTCAATGGCTCACGACGACCGATCACTCGTGCGACCTCGACGAGACGGGGGACGGCGCGTATTCCTACGCGACGCATCAGTGGGAGTACACGATCCAATCGCCCTCCGGAACGACGACGGTCGTTCGGAACAACCTCGACTACGGTTCCTCGTGGCACGCTCTCGGCGCGGATGCGCTCGAAGCGGACGGGCCGGACCTTCGCGTCACCCGCGGGGTCGAGATCAACCTCGCCTCGATCGATCCGGACACGCAAGGAAAGACGCTTCATTGCCTCTTCTACAATCCCGAGTACATCCACTCGCCGCTCTCCGGAGCGGCCGGCGAGCGTCCGGTCATTCCCCCTCTCGACACGGGGCTCGACGCGCTCGCGCCGGAGGGTTTCGCGTACGCCGCGCACCCGATTTCGGATCTCTCGGCGGAGTTCGGAGGGATCGATCTCGGCGTGAACGGAACCCGCTGGCGCGATCAAGATCTAGCGGTGGCTCTCTCCCGCGCGCGCTTCATCGGTCTCGAGGCGTTCAACACGCGCGCCACGCGGCGTTCCTCGAACCAGGAGAACCCGTGGGCCGACTTCGACGCGGGTTCCGCGCCCGCGAACCCGTATCCGAACGAGCTCCTCGAGGGGATCGCGCTCTGGGATTCGCTCCTCGCTGCGGACATCGCTTTGGGACATCCGCGCAAGATCTTCCTCTCCGGCGGGAGCGACGCGCACGGCGACTTCAACTACGCCTCGTACACGAGCCTCGACAACTACGCGGAGGACAACGCGCTCGGCAAGGTGCAGACCGTGGTCCGCGTCCCCGGGCATGGCCCCGACAGCCTTCCGCCGATCGACGCGATCCTCGATGCGTTCCGCGCAGGGCGGTCGGTCGTGACGGACGGACCCTTCCTCGAGATCGGGCTCGACCGGGACGGGGACGGCGACTGGTACGAGGAGGAGGATGTTTCGATCGGCGGCGAGGGGATCGTCGGAACGGAGTCGCCGCTTCCGCTCCGCATGCGATGGGGCTCTCTCTCCGAGTTCGGACCGGTGGTGGCGGTCACCCTCGTCTCCGGAAACGGCTCGGGAACCGCGACGATCGCGAGCTTCGACCCGACCCTCTCGGGCGAGGGTTTCTCAGGAAGCGAAACGATCGACCTTGGAACATTCGGGTTTGAAGGAAATCGCTTCTTCCGCGCGGAGCTTCGAACCGACGACGGGGACGCGGGGCATCGCGCCTACACGAACCCGATCTGGCTCACGTTCGATCCGAACGTCGGGATCGCGGCGGAGACGCCTTCCGTGTCATCCGCGGTCGCCCTCTCCGCTCAGCCGAACCCGTTCAACCCGGCGACGATGATCGTTCTCCGTCTCCAGAAGCCGACGGAGGTCTCTCTCTCCGTCTTCGATCCGAGCGGCCGCCTCGTGCGCGCGCTCCTCGAGGACGAGGATCTCTCCGCCGGTCGTCACGTGATTCCTTGGAGCGGATCGGACGCGAGCGGAAGGACGGTTCCCTCGGGGCGCTACCTCGTTCGTCTCGACGCGGGGAGCGAGACGAGAACCGCGAAGCTTCTTCTCATGCGATGATCGGCTTCCGGCGGCCGGCGGCTCCACCCGCTCGGGGCGATCGATCGCCTCAAGGGGCGAGAGGACCGTCCGGATCGAGATCGCCCGTCGAGTAGTCCAGAAAGCGCTGCTGCCGGAGAAGCGTATAGCGCGCGCGCACGCTCGCGCTCGTCGCGACCGTCCGGTCGGCCCGTCCCGAGATCACCTCGTACAGAGTCGCGGCGCCCGCCGCGTAGCGTTGCTCGATGAACTCGAGCGCCTTCTCCGCCGCGCGGAGCCTCGCTTCCGCCGCGTCCAGCCTCTCGCGGGCGGAGTCCCGCTCCAAGTGCGCGCGGCGAACATCGAGCGCCGCCTCTTGACGGCGATCGGACAAAGCCGGATCGGCATTCTCTCTTTCGATGCGCGCCCGATCTTCCCTTCTCGCTCCGCTCAAGCGATTCTGCGGATCACGAGGATCGTCATATCATCCGATTGAGGGCGGACTCCTGCGTGCGCGCGCACCGCGGCGACGAGCGCCTCGATGAGCGCCTCGGCCGAATCGTTCCGGTGCGCCCGAAGAAAATCGAGCAGTCTCGTTTCGCCGAACTCCTCCCCGATTTCGTCGCCGCTCGCATCCATCGCCTCGGTGATCCCGTCCGAGTAGGCGACGAAGAGGTCTCCGGGGGCGAGAGGAATCGTGTCGCCCTCGTATGCGGAATCCTCGAGCGCTCCGAGCATCATCCCTCCCTTCGCGAGACGGAGCGGCCCCTCCTCGCCTCGGAAGAAGAACGGGTAGTCGTGGCCCGCGCAGCAATAAGAAAGGCGGTGTTCCGCCGAGTCGAGCACCCCGTAGAAGAGGGTCGCGAACTTCACCGGATCCGTGCTGTGGAAGAGAAGCCGGTTCGATCGCCGCATGCACTCGCTCGGCGCGCAGTCGACGAGCGCTTGACCCCGGATCGTCGCCTGAAGATTCGCCATGAGAAGAGCGGCCGGGAGCCCCTTCCCCGTGACGTCTCCGAGACAGAAGGCGAGGCGGGCGGTATCGATCGGGATGAAGTCGAAGTAGTCTCCGCCGACGTCCATCGCCGGGAGCGACCGCCCGGCGATGTCGTATCCCGCGAGCCGAGGCGCCTCCTTCGGGAGGAGCCGCTCTTGGATTTCCGTCGCGAAGCGGACCTCCTGGCGCATGCGAAGAAGCGCCTTCTCTTCTTCGTAGAGACGCGCGTTCTCCACAACCTGAGCCGATTGCGCGGCGAGAATCGCGAGCAGACGCTGATCGTCGACCGTGAATCCACCCGGTTCCTTCTTGTTGTAGACGGTGAGGACCCCGGTGAGCTCCCCTTTCACGAGAAGAGGCACCGCGAGTAGTGATTGAACCGAGACGTCCCATCGGACGCCGCGGAAGCGGTCGTCCGTCTTCGGATCATTCACGAGCAAAGGTTTCTTGTGGATTTGCATCCATCCGAGCAGCGACTTGTCGAGAGCATACGCCGGATGCGCGCTCGTCGAGCTCGCGAGGCGCGTGCGCACGAGCGTCTTGAGCATGTCCTCGTCGCTCTTCCTCTCGACGAGATGAACGACCCCTTGCTCGGCCCCCACCGCACGGAGCGAACGGCGCACGATCGTGTTCATGATCTCCCCTGAGTCGAGCGAGGCCCCGATCTCCCGCGAGAGATCGTTCAGGGTCGCGAGCTCCTCGACCGCCCGCCGAAGACGCTTGTTCTCCTCGAGAAGCGCGTTCGCGTTGGGGCGGCCGCCCGCTTCCGAGGTCATTGACCGCATTCCGAGCGCGGAACGCCGCGGGTCATGGGGTGCGTGCTCATCCGGCCTCTCCTCCTCCCTCGTCTTCCGGAAGCGTACCGGCCCCGCCTCCGCTTCTCAAGTCTTTCTCCCCGCCGTCTTCTCCCGGTTCTCGTGCTATGCTCGCCATCTCGGAGACAGCAAGATCGATGCGACCGAAATGGAGAAACTCCATGCTCGTCCCCACGCTGATCCTGGCCTCGCTCGCGTGCGCTCTTCTCGCGGTAGGCTACGCGCAAGGGGAAGGGGCCCACCTTCGCGGGACTCGGCTCGCCCTCGCGATGATCGTCGAGGTTCTCCCTCTTTTCGTCTTCGCCTTCCTCGTCGCCGGGATGGTCCAGGTTCTCGTCCCGCAGGAAACAACTCACCGCTGGGTGGGCGGAGGCTCCGGGATGCGCGGGATCCTCCTTGGAACAGTGGCCGGCGGTCTCGCCCCCGGGGGCCCTTACGTCAGCCTTCCGATCGCGGCGGGGCTTCTCCGTTCGGGGGCCGGGGGGGCAACGATGGTCGCGTTCCTGACCGGCTGGTCCCTCTGGGCGGTCGGGCGGCTTCCGATGGAGGTCGGGATTCTCGGCTGGAGGCTCACGCTCATCCGCGTGGCGAGCACGTTCTTCTTCCCGCCGATCGCGGGGGGGATCGCGCACACCTTCTTCAACACTCGATAGGCGGGCGGGGGCGGCTACCGCTTGAAATGGCTGATGACGCTCTGGATCAACTCGTCGAGTGCGACCTTCGGCTCGAAACCGACGGCCTCGTGGATCCGGGTGAGATCCGGAACGCGGCGCTGCATGTCCTCGAACCCCTGTTCGTAGGCCCTCTCGTACGGGACATACTCGATCGGAGAGGAGGAGCCGGCCAGCTCCCTCACCCGCGCGGCGAGATCCTCGATGGTGATCTCGTGGTCCGATCCGATATTGAAGATCCTCCCCACCGCTTTCTCGCTGCGGGCGAGGCGCACCACCCCCTCCACCACATCCTGAACCGATGAAAAGCAGCGGCTCTGCTTGCCGTCGCCGTAGACGGTGATCGGGACCCCGAGGAGCGCCTGCTTCACGAAGCGCGGAAGGACCATCCCGTACTGCCCGGTTTGGCGCGGGCCGCAGGTGTTGAAGCAACGGACCACAACGACGGGAACCTTCTTCTCGCGGTGATAGGCAAGGGCGAGAATCTCGTCCACAACCTTCGTGGCCGCGTAGCTCCATCGGTTCACCGTTGGCGAGCCCATCAGCCGATCCTGATCCTCGCGGAAGGGGAGCGAGTTCGACTTGCCGTAGATCTCCGATGTGGAGAAGAGGATGACCTTCTTCTTCCCCCGATTTGCCTGCTCGAAGACGATCTCGGTCCCGCGGATGTTGATCTGGATCGACTTCAGGATGTTCTCGATGACGTAGGCGACGCCGACCGCCGCCGCGAGATGATAGACGGTGTCGGACTCGTCGATCAGATCCCCCATCACCTGTTCATTGAGAATCGTATCGATGATGTATCGAAAGTTCGGGTGTTGTTCCAAGTGGGCGATGTTCTCGAAGGAACCGGTGGAGAGGTCGTCGATGATCGTGACCTCTTCGCCGTCCGCGAGAAGCCTCTCGGCGAGATGCGAGCCGATGAAGCCGGCCCCGCCCGTGATCAATGCTCGAGCCCTTCCCATTCCCGTCAACTCCCCCGCGACTCGGGACCGCCGGCCGGGAGGCTCGACCACTCGATCACCGCCTCCGCGACGCGCTCCAGGTCCGAATCCGAAAGCTCGGGCCCGATCGGAAGGCAGAGAACCTCCCGCGCGGCTTTCTCCGCGGTTGGGAACGAGCCGAACCGCCCCCCATAGACCGGCTGCTCGTGAAGGGCCGCCGGATAGTGCACGGACGATGCGATTCTCCTCTCGGCGAGAAACTCCTGCAACCGATTTCTTCCCGGGGTCCGCACGGCGAACTGGTGCCAGGCGGACACGAAGCCGGACGGCTCGGCGGGAAGCCGGAGCGGAAGAGAGACGAGGCGTTCCCGGTACACGCGCGCGATCGCGCGCCGTCTCTGGTTCCATCCGTCAAGGAGCGGGAGCTTGATCGAGAGGATCGCGGCCTGCATCGCGTCGAGGCGGCTGTTCCATCCGAACCGCTCGTGCCGGTACTTCCCCGTTTGTCCGTGATCGCGGAGGCACCGAATCGTCCGTGCATCGTCCTCCCGGTTCGTGGTCACGAGCCCGCCGTCTCCGCAGGCCGCCAGGTTCTTCGTCGGATAGAACGAGAACGCGGCGAGATCCCCGAGGTTCCCCGCCTTTCTTGCGCCGATCGAGGCCCCGAACGCTTGGGCCGCGTCCTCGATGATCGGGATCGCGCGGCCCCCGAGCGCGTCGCGGATCGCCTCGATCGGAGCGGGAAGACCGTAGAGGTGCACGGGGACGATCGCCCGTGTTCGATCGGTGAGCGCCGCGGCGACCGCCTCCGCCGAGACGTTCAGCGTCTCGTCGTCCACGTCGACGAAGACGGTCGAGGCGCCGGTCCTCTCGATCGCCTCGGCGATCGCGAAGAAAGAAAACGCGGGGGTGATCACCTCGTCCCCCGGGCCGACGCCTGCCGCGATCAGCGCGAGGTGGAGCGCGTCGGTCCCCGAGGCGACCCCGATCGCCTCCCGCACGCCCAAGTAAGAGGCCGCCTCCTTCTCGAAGCGATCGACCGCTTCCCCGAGCACGAAATGCCCGCGATCGAGGAGGTCGCCGATCGCCGAGAGGATCGGTTCGCGCAGAGGGCGATGCTGGGCGGCAAG
This Candidatus Eisenbacteria bacterium DNA region includes the following protein-coding sequences:
- a CDS encoding T9SS type A sorting domain-containing protein — protein: MKRIVISALLLTAALAAAYLLYAPLQEDASLTADEISEKIIREKKARRAERAAAGLPFGPGEEPNDWSFRQRAYPYDRLNYEELTQALGEAETMREAARKKGPRATWVERGPSNIGARLADLAFDSSDPNTIYAAMASGGVFRSSDGGASWVPIFDDQPVLTIGAIAVDPLNPDVLYVGTGESAASSFSWFGIGMFKSEDRGNTWRAIGLEESRAIARIVVDPIDTDRIWIAACGVLFGTGGERGIYRSLDGGESWTRVLFVNDSTAAIDVAIDPTKPDTVYAAMWERVRGLTYRRSGGPGSGIWRSHDGGDTWTLLTSGLPSAGPSVGRIGLSVSASSPNVVYAIYDIVGEGARVYKTTNGGNSWTRTNDSAVSHIHSSFGWYFGQIRVDPSDPNRVFAHGVPLYRSENGGSSWSEVGEEVHVDHHAMAFDPSNPDRIFEGNDGGIYVSTDEGDTWTKLYNQPTNQFYAITIDYLHPERLYGGTQDNGTLRTPTGAIDDWESILGGDGFYTIVDPRNSNILFAEYQYGNLYKSTNFGASWSWALSGVNSGDRRNWSTPVVLDPSNPDRMFYGTYRLYRSTNAASSWSAVSGDLTNGNQGGNYGTITTIAVSPVSGSVIWVGTDDANLWVTTNGGGNWTKVSGSLPNRWVSRVAADPIDPAVAYATFSGLRWNEEIAHVYRTDDYGATWTDCSGNLPGAPVNALLVDPDDPNTLYLGSDVGCFTTSDLGGAWYALGENLPSVPVYDLAFHRPTRTLVAGTHGRSMHSLAIPTPTGVARAESAPPAAKLSLSTRPNPFNPRGEIVYVLEESAPITLGVYDLAGRLVKRLAEGTMAAGEHRSVWDGSDEPGRPASSGTYFLRLESGDYAATRKISLVR
- a CDS encoding T9SS type A sorting domain-containing protein, whose protein sequence is MKSRSFSNLPLSLLTLLCLALAAAPAAPDTAYDNTYAKDFITDAPWRVIDAHTPIPITIVLKDCDVDDIRELHWIRCKDVTGGGSTVLWHHNFGDERIGNDPSEHNYWTYITTVTEGHPSLPNGTLLTPAALGYGTGDAIQLEVAIYYRDDWFNYTDGRTLRVRVGSGPFPRPEGWYGGDTHFHTMYTNNLYEFGAPIPAVRLAATAIGLQWLTTTDHSCDLDETGDGAYSYATHQWEYTIQSPSGTTTVVRNNLDYGSSWHALGADALEADGPDLRVTRGVEINLASIDPDTQGKTLHCLFYNPEYIHSPLSGAAGERPVIPPLDTGLDALAPEGFAYAAHPISDLSAEFGGIDLGVNGTRWRDQDLAVALSRARFIGLEAFNTRATRRSSNQENPWADFDAGSAPANPYPNELLEGIALWDSLLAADIALGHPRKIFLSGGSDAHGDFNYASYTSLDNYAEDNALGKVQTVVRVPGHGPDSLPPIDAILDAFRAGRSVVTDGPFLEIGLDRDGDGDWYEEEDVSIGGEGIVGTESPLPLRMRWGSLSEFGPVVAVTLVSGNGSGTATIASFDPTLSGEGFSGSETIDLGTFGFEGNRFFRAELRTDDGDAGHRAYTNPIWLTFDPNVGIAAETPSVSSAVALSAQPNPFNPATMIVLRLQKPTEVSLSVFDPSGRLVRALLEDEDLSAGRHVIPWSGSDASGRTVPSGRYLVRLDAGSETRTAKLLLMR
- a CDS encoding TolC family protein gives rise to the protein MSGARREDRARIERENADPALSDRRQEAALDVRRAHLERDSARERLDAAEARLRAAEKALEFIEQRYAAGAATLYEVISGRADRTVATSASVRARYTLLRQQRFLDYSTGDLDPDGPLAP
- a CDS encoding SpoIIE family protein phosphatase, translating into MTSEAGGRPNANALLEENKRLRRAVEELATLNDLSREIGASLDSGEIMNTIVRRSLRAVGAEQGVVHLVERKSDEDMLKTLVRTRLASSTSAHPAYALDKSLLGWMQIHKKPLLVNDPKTDDRFRGVRWDVSVQSLLAVPLLVKGELTGVLTVYNKKEPGGFTVDDQRLLAILAAQSAQVVENARLYEEEKALLRMRQEVRFATEIQERLLPKEAPRLAGYDIAGRSLPAMDVGGDYFDFIPIDTARLAFCLGDVTGKGLPAALLMANLQATIRGQALVDCAPSECMRRSNRLLFHSTDPVKFATLFYGVLDSAEHRLSYCCAGHDYPFFFRGEEGPLRLAKGGMMLGALEDSAYEGDTIPLAPGDLFVAYSDGITEAMDASGDEIGEEFGETRLLDFLRAHRNDSAEALIEALVAAVRAHAGVRPQSDDMTILVIRRIA
- a CDS encoding permease; amino-acid sequence: MLVPTLILASLACALLAVGYAQGEGAHLRGTRLALAMIVEVLPLFVFAFLVAGMVQVLVPQETTHRWVGGGSGMRGILLGTVAGGLAPGGPYVSLPIAAGLLRSGAGGATMVAFLTGWSLWAVGRLPMEVGILGWRLTLIRVASTFFFPPIAGGIAHTFFNTR
- a CDS encoding GDP-mannose 4,6-dehydratase, producing MGRARALITGGAGFIGSHLAERLLADGEEVTIIDDLSTGSFENIAHLEQHPNFRYIIDTILNEQVMGDLIDESDTVYHLAAAVGVAYVIENILKSIQINIRGTEIVFEQANRGKKKVILFSTSEIYGKSNSLPFREDQDRLMGSPTVNRWSYAATKVVDEILALAYHREKKVPVVVVRCFNTCGPRQTGQYGMVLPRFVKQALLGVPITVYGDGKQSRCFSSVQDVVEGVVRLARSEKAVGRIFNIGSDHEITIEDLAARVRELAGSSSPIEYVPYERAYEQGFEDMQRRVPDLTRIHEAVGFEPKVALDELIQSVISHFKR
- a CDS encoding DegT/DnrJ/EryC1/StrS family aminotransferase, yielding MTRDIAPRTRIPALDLAAQHRPLREPILSAIGDLLDRGHFVLGEAVDRFEKEAASYLGVREAIGVASGTDALHLALIAAGVGPGDEVITPAFSFFAIAEAIERTGASTVFVDVDDETLNVSAEAVAAALTDRTRAIVPVHLYGLPAPIEAIRDALGGRAIPIIEDAAQAFGASIGARKAGNLGDLAAFSFYPTKNLAACGDGGLVTTNREDDARTIRCLRDHGQTGKYRHERFGWNSRLDAMQAAILSIKLPLLDGWNQRRRAIARVYRERLVSLPLRLPAEPSGFVSAWHQFAVRTPGRNRLQEFLAERRIASSVHYPAALHEQPVYGGRFGSFPTAEKAAREVLCLPIGPELSDSDLERVAEAVIEWSSLPAGGPESRGS